A genomic window from Brevibacillus agri includes:
- a CDS encoding YgaP family membrane protein — translation MQRNVGTTDAIIRMTGGLLGLAYGIGKMSRRPHNAPWLLMAFSAMKVAEGATRFCPMYKALGINTIKANGMSGMMDQMKQKGIQTVMNQVTGAFSGSGTSAKGKEHNKQESSTTATAAADAQNTKPQAAAANTHAATQQNESKKGKLSAEDQLLEQAAREFISYRSQEKDDSSTRYPTYS, via the coding sequence ATGCAAAGAAACGTTGGAACTACAGATGCAATCATCCGCATGACGGGCGGCCTCTTGGGCCTGGCTTACGGCATAGGCAAAATGAGCCGTCGCCCGCACAATGCCCCCTGGCTGTTAATGGCTTTTTCCGCCATGAAGGTAGCGGAAGGCGCCACCCGTTTTTGCCCGATGTACAAAGCGCTGGGCATTAACACGATCAAGGCAAACGGCATGTCGGGCATGATGGATCAAATGAAGCAAAAAGGGATTCAAACCGTCATGAATCAGGTGACGGGTGCGTTTAGCGGCAGCGGCACTTCCGCAAAAGGCAAGGAGCACAATAAGCAGGAGTCAAGCACTACTGCTACAGCCGCCGCAGACGCGCAAAACACAAAACCGCAGGCTGCTGCTGCAAACACGCATGCCGCGACGCAGCAAAACGAATCCAAAAAAGGCAAGCTGTCTGCCGAAGACCAGTTGCTCGAACAAGCTGCCCGCGAGTTTATTTCCTACCGCTCGCAGGAAAAGGACGACAGCAGCACACGCTACCCCACTTACTCGTAG
- a CDS encoding EYxxD motif small membrane protein — protein MIVGTPLYEWLSHNLFVAAMIVGVIGVVGYYAFYASKRKGRYRQ, from the coding sequence ATGATCGTCGGAACTCCCCTCTATGAATGGCTGTCCCACAATCTGTTCGTCGCTGCCATGATCGTCGGTGTCATTGGCGTAGTCGGCTATTACGCCTTTTACGCCTCCAAGCGAAAAGGGCGCTATCGGCAATAA
- a CDS encoding MarR family winged helix-turn-helix transcriptional regulator, with product MIDHWQHEPIGFLIGNTYRRMIHYVSLFLREFDLTTEQFAVLYRLREEDGINQKELALRSAKDQPTMTRILDNLAKKGWIEKKLSEHDRRAYLITLTPNGREWIEKAIPAEAKAIADIFAGISPEKLAFLREILLEINENVNRHTQE from the coding sequence ATGATCGACCATTGGCAACATGAACCGATCGGCTTTCTGATCGGCAATACGTACAGGCGCATGATTCATTATGTGTCCTTGTTTTTGCGCGAATTCGACCTGACGACGGAGCAGTTTGCCGTCTTGTACCGCCTCCGGGAAGAGGACGGAATCAACCAGAAAGAGCTGGCTCTGCGCTCCGCCAAAGACCAGCCGACCATGACGCGCATTCTCGACAACCTGGCGAAAAAAGGCTGGATTGAAAAAAAGCTGAGCGAACACGATCGCCGCGCCTATCTCATCACGCTCACGCCGAATGGCAGGGAGTGGATTGAAAAGGCCATTCCCGCCGAGGCCAAGGCGATAGCGGACATCTTCGCCGGGATTTCGCCGGAGAAGCTCGCTTTTTTGCGGGAAATACTGCTGGAGATCAATGAGAATGTAAACCGCCATACACAAGAATAG
- a CDS encoding MFS transporter: MGESREKLWTKDFVLLTVCNMLLFLTIQMQTPTFPAYVKQAYQANDFVVSLVISLFSLAAVVARALTGEALRTKNSKVIAMLALCTVGIFSAGYYWAGHIALFLFLRVLVGIGFGMGSTAFPTVVSNVIPVRRIGEGMGYFGLSTSLAMALGPLIGLGILQSFGIGPMLLTLVLLVAAIFPLAHMIRSYSLRMAPAPKAAPVKGFARFFDKKLLLPVSLNFCLSITYGGILSFLALYGKETHIANVGWFFLANALAMILIRPFSGKLYDRKGHIAVLPPGAIFVGVSLLLLSVTTSESLLLISAFFYGLGYGMIQPSIQAWMVKVVAPEQRGMANGLFFNSIDLGIAAGSMLLGVLATHSSYSVMYRWSAACMLLFLGVYVLSQLVAAKGKKARLAGEHIGL, from the coding sequence TTGGGAGAGAGTAGAGAGAAACTGTGGACGAAGGATTTCGTCCTGCTTACTGTATGCAACATGCTGTTGTTCCTCACCATCCAGATGCAGACGCCGACGTTTCCGGCCTACGTGAAGCAGGCGTATCAGGCAAACGATTTCGTCGTCAGCCTGGTCATCAGCCTGTTTTCGTTGGCAGCCGTAGTGGCACGCGCATTGACCGGGGAAGCGTTGCGAACGAAAAACAGCAAAGTCATCGCGATGCTGGCGCTGTGCACTGTCGGGATATTCAGCGCAGGCTACTACTGGGCCGGGCATATCGCCCTGTTTTTGTTTTTGCGCGTTCTCGTCGGCATCGGCTTTGGCATGGGCAGCACAGCGTTTCCGACGGTCGTGTCCAACGTCATTCCCGTCCGGCGCATCGGGGAAGGGATGGGCTACTTCGGCCTGTCCACCAGTCTGGCGATGGCGCTCGGCCCGCTGATTGGCCTTGGTATCCTGCAATCGTTCGGAATCGGCCCGATGCTTTTGACGCTCGTGCTGCTTGTGGCTGCGATTTTCCCGTTGGCGCACATGATCCGCTCCTACAGCCTGCGCATGGCGCCAGCGCCCAAAGCAGCGCCCGTCAAAGGGTTTGCCCGCTTTTTTGACAAAAAGTTGCTGCTGCCCGTCAGCCTGAATTTTTGCCTGTCCATTACGTACGGCGGAATCTTGAGCTTTCTGGCCTTGTACGGAAAAGAAACCCACATCGCCAACGTGGGCTGGTTTTTCCTCGCCAACGCACTCGCCATGATTTTGATTCGGCCTTTTTCCGGCAAGCTGTACGATCGCAAGGGCCATATCGCCGTCCTGCCGCCAGGCGCGATCTTCGTGGGCGTCAGCCTGCTGCTCCTGTCGGTGACGACCAGCGAATCGCTGCTGCTGATCTCGGCCTTTTTCTACGGACTCGGCTACGGCATGATCCAGCCGTCGATTCAAGCCTGGATGGTCAAAGTCGTCGCGCCAGAGCAGCGCGGCATGGCAAACGGCCTGTTCTTCAATTCCATCGACCTCGGCATCGCCGCAGGCTCCATGCTGCTCGGCGTGCTTGCGACTCATTCCAGCTACTCGGTCATGTACCGCTGGTCAGCCGCCTGCATGCTGTTGTTCCTCGGCGTTTACGTCTTGTCGCAGCTTGTGGCAGCCAAAGGGAAAAAGGCACGGCTGGCAGGCGAACATATCGGTCTATAA
- the purD gene encoding phosphoribosylamine--glycine ligase, giving the protein MKVLVIGGGGREHAIAWKLLQSPKVEKVYCAPGNGGTAEIAQNVPIGVNDFAALAQFVKDEGIDLTVVGPEDPLLGGIVDFFQERNLPIFGPNGKAAMIEGSKSFAKSLMKRYNIPTSAYESFIDYESASAYVRQQGAPIVVKADGLAAGKGVVVAETVEEAEEALRQIMQESVFGAAGTRVVIEECMFGEELSLLSFVDGETVKPMITSQDHKRIFNDDRGPNTGGMGTYAPVPHMSAELVDTIVKTIVQPMASGMAKDGIPFKGILYTGLMITEQGPKVVEFNARFGDPETQVILPLLETDLLDIFVATVNGELDSLDVTWKEGSAVCVVMAAPGYPGDYPKGKRIDGLAQTTEGVTVFHAGTKQTDEGIVTSGGRVLGVVGTGADLEQAREAAYASVQAISFEGAQYRTDIAAKAMKHQQQK; this is encoded by the coding sequence ATGAAAGTATTGGTAATTGGCGGCGGCGGCCGCGAACACGCCATTGCCTGGAAGCTTTTGCAAAGCCCGAAGGTAGAAAAGGTGTACTGCGCTCCGGGAAACGGCGGCACAGCCGAGATTGCCCAGAACGTACCGATTGGCGTCAATGACTTTGCGGCGCTAGCCCAGTTCGTCAAAGACGAAGGCATTGATTTGACTGTCGTAGGACCAGAAGATCCACTGCTCGGCGGCATCGTGGACTTTTTCCAGGAGCGCAACCTGCCGATCTTTGGGCCGAATGGCAAAGCGGCGATGATCGAAGGCAGCAAGTCGTTCGCGAAAAGCTTGATGAAACGCTACAACATCCCGACCTCTGCCTACGAGTCGTTCATCGACTACGAATCGGCGAGCGCGTATGTGCGCCAGCAAGGGGCGCCCATCGTCGTCAAGGCTGACGGCCTCGCCGCAGGCAAAGGCGTTGTCGTGGCCGAGACCGTAGAGGAAGCGGAAGAAGCGCTCCGCCAGATCATGCAGGAGAGCGTTTTTGGCGCAGCGGGTACGCGCGTGGTCATCGAGGAGTGCATGTTTGGCGAAGAGCTGTCCCTGCTCTCCTTTGTCGACGGCGAAACCGTGAAGCCGATGATTACCTCCCAGGATCACAAGCGCATTTTCAACGACGACCGCGGCCCGAATACAGGCGGCATGGGGACGTACGCCCCGGTTCCGCACATGTCGGCCGAACTGGTCGATACGATTGTGAAAACGATCGTTCAGCCGATGGCGTCCGGGATGGCGAAGGACGGTATTCCGTTCAAAGGCATTCTCTACACTGGACTGATGATTACCGAGCAAGGACCAAAAGTGGTCGAGTTCAACGCCCGTTTTGGCGATCCGGAGACGCAAGTGATTTTGCCGCTGCTGGAGACGGATTTGCTCGACATTTTCGTGGCGACCGTTAACGGAGAGCTGGACAGCCTGGACGTGACCTGGAAAGAAGGAAGCGCCGTCTGCGTCGTCATGGCAGCTCCCGGCTATCCGGGCGATTATCCGAAGGGCAAGCGGATCGACGGCCTGGCGCAAACGACAGAAGGCGTTACCGTATTCCATGCCGGCACCAAGCAAACAGACGAAGGCATTGTGACCAGCGGCGGCCGCGTGCTCGGCGTAGTCGGAACCGGAGCCGACCTCGAACAAGCGCGTGAAGCGGCGTACGCGTCTGTGCAGGCGATTTCGTTCGAAGGAGCGCAATACCGCACGGACATTGCGGCAAAAGCGATGAAGCACCAGCAGCAAAAGTAA
- the purH gene encoding bifunctional phosphoribosylaminoimidazolecarboxamide formyltransferase/IMP cyclohydrolase has product MSVKKALISVSDKTGLIPFARRLADAGVEIISTGGTAALLKAEGVPVIGISEVTGFPEILDGRVKTLHPNIHSGLLAVRDNEAHQKQLKDLNIETIDLVVVNLYPFKETIAKPDVTYEDAIENIDIGGPTMLRSAAKNHAFVSVVVDAADYDKVAEEIEANGDTTLETRRRLAAKVFRHTAAYDALISRYLSEQVGELLPESYTVTYEKAQDLRYGENPHQRAAFYREPLSSQLSIGYAEQLHGKELSYNNINDADAALAIVREFTEPAVVAIKHSNPCGVGIGADIRQAYQKAYEADPVSIFGGIVAANRPIDKDTALAMKEIFLEIIIAPDFTEDALAVLTEKKNLRLLRIPALNEPAKKADNLFRIAPVAGGALIQDYDYKQLAESEIQVVTDRKPTAEEMAQLQFAWKVVKHVKSNAILLAKDNMTIGVGAGQMNRVGAAKIAIEQAGELAKGAVLASDAFFPMGDTVEAAAAAGITAIIQPGGSIRDQESIDACNRAGIAMVFTGTRHFKH; this is encoded by the coding sequence GTGAGTGTGAAAAAGGCGTTGATTAGCGTTTCTGACAAGACAGGATTGATTCCGTTTGCCCGTCGTTTGGCAGATGCCGGAGTAGAGATCATTTCCACCGGAGGTACGGCTGCTCTCTTGAAAGCAGAGGGGGTTCCCGTCATTGGCATTTCCGAGGTGACCGGATTTCCCGAAATTTTGGACGGACGTGTCAAAACGCTGCATCCGAATATCCACAGCGGCCTCTTGGCTGTGCGTGACAACGAAGCGCATCAAAAGCAGTTGAAGGACCTGAACATCGAAACAATCGATCTGGTCGTGGTCAATCTGTATCCATTCAAGGAAACGATTGCCAAGCCGGACGTGACATACGAAGATGCGATTGAGAATATTGATATTGGTGGGCCGACGATGCTGCGCTCCGCGGCGAAAAACCATGCGTTCGTGAGCGTTGTCGTGGACGCTGCCGACTATGACAAGGTAGCCGAAGAAATCGAGGCAAACGGCGATACTACGCTGGAAACGCGCCGTCGTCTGGCAGCGAAAGTATTCCGTCACACAGCGGCCTACGATGCCCTGATCTCGCGCTATTTGAGCGAGCAGGTAGGCGAGCTGTTGCCAGAGAGCTACACGGTGACCTACGAAAAAGCGCAAGACCTGCGCTACGGCGAAAATCCGCACCAGCGCGCCGCTTTTTACCGCGAACCGCTGTCCAGCCAGTTGAGCATCGGCTATGCGGAGCAACTGCACGGCAAAGAGCTTTCCTACAACAACATCAACGACGCAGACGCGGCTCTGGCGATTGTGCGTGAATTTACCGAGCCGGCTGTTGTCGCGATCAAACACTCCAACCCTTGTGGCGTGGGGATCGGCGCAGACATTCGCCAGGCGTACCAAAAAGCGTACGAAGCGGACCCCGTATCCATTTTCGGCGGCATCGTCGCGGCGAATCGCCCGATTGACAAAGACACGGCGCTCGCGATGAAAGAAATTTTCCTGGAGATCATCATTGCTCCTGATTTTACCGAAGACGCATTGGCTGTGCTGACCGAGAAAAAGAACCTGCGTCTCTTGCGCATCCCTGCCCTGAATGAGCCAGCGAAAAAAGCGGACAATCTGTTCCGCATCGCTCCGGTCGCGGGCGGCGCGCTGATTCAGGATTACGATTACAAGCAATTGGCAGAAAGCGAAATCCAGGTCGTGACAGACCGCAAGCCTACAGCCGAAGAAATGGCCCAACTGCAATTCGCCTGGAAAGTTGTCAAGCACGTGAAGTCTAACGCGATTTTGCTGGCAAAAGACAACATGACGATCGGGGTAGGCGCTGGTCAAATGAACCGTGTCGGCGCAGCGAAAATCGCCATCGAGCAGGCGGGAGAGCTGGCAAAAGGCGCTGTGCTCGCTTCCGATGCCTTCTTCCCGATGGGAGATACCGTAGAGGCGGCGGCTGCGGCCGGAATTACCGCGATCATTCAGCCGGGCGGCTCGATTCGCGATCAGGAATCCATCGACGCCTGCAACCGTGCGGGCATCGCCATGGTGTTTACTGGCACGCGCCACTTCAAGCACTGA
- a CDS encoding sensor domain-containing protein — translation MTVYGLDGRIPFFKEAAKRFGMSEPIDLHERTYGSYSFYHPDGSTPVSFAELPSVRVLHQENVYNQEIWVQPPGKAVSILVANGKLLYASSGEPVGALIVTHDITERKWAQQRLEVSEQRYKSLFEHNPDIVCWLDLSGRFLNVNPAFESVTGYTMSDLRNQSFQRLLNREGVRRVLSMSRTIQQGASDNYDISAFHQNGTQIELNVTVVPIVVSQNVVGYFVIAKDITERKQTEETGQIVPIGRWVLEMACQQCVKWQQQGLPPVRLAVNLSMRQLQDKQLVPMVQQILQKTGLHPRYLELEITESIAMHRLDAVIPRLQTLQAMGIQISIDDFGTGYSSLSCLQLLPINSLKIDQSFMRNMTDSSSHMPIVTAIAAMAHSLQLSLVAEGVETAKQLAFLRSLGCLTVQGYFFSKPVPADEREAAGGQLALPVLIAGFVL, via the coding sequence GTGACTGTCTACGGGTTGGATGGACGCATCCCTTTTTTCAAAGAGGCAGCCAAACGCTTTGGCATGTCCGAGCCCATAGACTTGCATGAACGAACGTACGGCTCCTATTCGTTTTACCATCCCGACGGCAGCACTCCCGTATCGTTTGCGGAGTTGCCGTCTGTTCGCGTGTTGCACCAAGAAAATGTCTACAATCAGGAGATTTGGGTACAGCCGCCCGGAAAAGCTGTCTCCATCCTCGTCGCCAACGGCAAGCTGCTGTACGCTTCCAGCGGGGAGCCTGTCGGGGCCTTGATCGTCACGCACGACATTACGGAGCGCAAGTGGGCCCAGCAGCGGCTGGAGGTGAGCGAGCAGCGCTACAAGTCGCTGTTTGAGCACAACCCGGACATCGTCTGCTGGCTGGATCTGTCCGGCCGGTTTTTGAACGTCAATCCGGCTTTCGAGAGCGTGACGGGCTACACGATGAGCGATCTGCGCAACCAGTCCTTCCAGCGGCTTTTGAACCGGGAAGGCGTCCGACGCGTCCTCTCCATGTCCCGCACGATTCAGCAGGGCGCATCGGATAACTACGATATTTCCGCCTTTCATCAAAACGGCACGCAAATCGAGCTGAACGTCACCGTCGTTCCCATCGTGGTCAGCCAAAACGTGGTCGGATATTTTGTCATTGCCAAGGACATTACGGAGCGCAAGCAGACAGAAGAGACAGGGCAGATCGTCCCGATCGGTCGCTGGGTGCTGGAAATGGCCTGCCAGCAATGCGTGAAGTGGCAGCAGCAAGGCTTGCCGCCCGTTCGCCTCGCCGTCAACTTGTCCATGCGCCAGCTTCAGGACAAGCAGTTGGTGCCGATGGTCCAGCAAATTTTGCAAAAAACCGGGCTGCATCCGCGCTATCTGGAGTTGGAGATTACGGAGAGCATCGCCATGCACAGGCTCGATGCCGTCATCCCGCGTCTGCAAACGCTACAGGCAATGGGCATCCAGATTTCCATTGATGACTTTGGCACGGGCTACAGCTCGCTCAGTTGCTTGCAGCTTTTGCCGATCAACTCCTTGAAGATCGACCAGTCGTTTATGCGCAACATGACGGACTCGTCGTCTCACATGCCGATCGTGACCGCCATCGCGGCCATGGCGCACAGCCTGCAGCTCTCGCTCGTGGCCGAAGGCGTCGAGACGGCGAAGCAGCTCGCTTTTTTGCGTTCGCTTGGCTGCCTGACGGTGCAGGGCTATTTTTTCAGCAAGCCCGTTCCGGCGGATGAACGAGAAGCTGCTGGCGGGCAATTAGCGCTACCAGTTTTGATAGCTGGCTTTGTTCTTTGA
- a CDS encoding helix-turn-helix domain-containing protein, with amino-acid sequence MKEPMTRAVLIVSLVMLVGAWMIADATRSISAYADSATHNTAEIATALTSFDNRLNDLNQSVHSVEKQIMNADEVAVYLGITDQVLSKLLEDKQLPAIQINGIYRFSKRAIDEWVYEKSKNKASYQNW; translated from the coding sequence ATGAAAGAACCGATGACAAGAGCAGTCCTGATCGTAAGTCTCGTCATGCTGGTCGGCGCGTGGATGATTGCCGACGCTACCAGAAGTATTTCTGCCTATGCTGATTCAGCCACCCACAATACGGCAGAGATTGCGACTGCCCTCACGTCCTTCGACAATCGACTGAATGATCTGAACCAGTCTGTGCATTCAGTAGAAAAGCAAATCATGAACGCGGATGAAGTCGCTGTCTATTTGGGAATAACCGATCAGGTGCTGTCCAAATTGCTGGAAGACAAGCAGCTTCCAGCGATTCAAATCAATGGGATTTACCGCTTCTCGAAGCGGGCCATAGACGAGTGGGTGTATGAGAAATCAAAGAACAAAGCCAGCTATCAAAACTGGTAG
- the purN gene encoding phosphoribosylglycinamide formyltransferase, with translation MVRKLAIFASGSGSNFEAIAQAVQAGRLPGVEVALLVCDKPQAKVLERAERLGIEAFVFQPKEYASKAAFEAEIVAELQKREISLVVLAGYMRLVGETLLSAYEGKIINLHPSLLPAFPGKDAIGQALAYGVKITGVTVHLVDAGLDTGPIIAQVPVAVHDNDTAETLAARIHEVEHGLLVEVIGMLAEGRVQVTGRQVQVIA, from the coding sequence ATGGTGAGAAAGCTGGCCATTTTCGCCTCAGGCAGCGGCTCCAACTTCGAAGCGATCGCGCAGGCTGTTCAGGCAGGACGGCTGCCGGGCGTGGAAGTCGCCCTGCTCGTCTGCGACAAGCCGCAGGCGAAGGTGCTGGAGCGCGCCGAACGTTTGGGAATCGAAGCTTTTGTGTTCCAACCGAAGGAGTATGCCAGCAAGGCAGCGTTTGAAGCGGAGATTGTCGCAGAGCTGCAAAAGCGCGAGATTTCTCTGGTCGTGCTGGCAGGCTACATGCGGTTGGTAGGAGAGACGCTGCTGTCCGCTTACGAAGGAAAAATCATCAACCTGCATCCGTCGCTCTTGCCTGCTTTTCCAGGCAAGGACGCGATCGGCCAGGCACTCGCTTACGGGGTAAAGATAACGGGGGTAACGGTCCATCTGGTCGATGCCGGTCTCGATACGGGTCCGATCATCGCCCAGGTTCCCGTAGCAGTGCATGACAACGACACGGCCGAGACGCTGGCAGCGCGCATCCACGAGGTGGAGCACGGGCTGCTGGTGGAAGTCATCGGCATGCTGGCGGAAGGCCGGGTGCAGGTTACAGGGCGGCAAGTTCAGGTGATAGCATAG
- the purM gene encoding phosphoribosylformylglycinamidine cyclo-ligase, whose amino-acid sequence MSEAYKQAGVDIDAGNEAVERMKKHVKRTFRPEVLTDLGGFGALFRLDTKKYEKPILVSGTDGVGTKLKLAFAMDKHDTIGIDAVAMCVNDVVVQGAEPLFFLDYLAVDKVIPEKIEAIVSGIAEGCAQSGCSLIGGETAEMPGMYAEGEYDIAGFTVGVVDESKMITGANVAAGDVLIGLASSGVHSNGFSLVRKVLLADKGMSLHDHVDVLGKKLGEELLTPTRIYVKQVLAVLESHEVKALAHITGGGFTENIPRVLPENTQAVINVGSWPVLPIFSLVQEAGNISFPDMYKTFNMGIGMILVVKEADAVSVMEKLQELGEQPYLIGNIQAGERKVVYNGVEW is encoded by the coding sequence ATGAGTGAAGCATATAAACAAGCGGGTGTCGACATCGACGCGGGGAACGAAGCCGTCGAACGCATGAAAAAACACGTGAAGCGGACATTCCGCCCCGAAGTGCTGACCGATTTGGGCGGCTTCGGAGCGTTGTTCCGTCTGGACACGAAAAAATACGAAAAGCCGATTCTGGTATCGGGTACCGATGGGGTAGGCACCAAGCTGAAGCTGGCTTTTGCCATGGACAAACACGACACGATCGGGATCGACGCCGTCGCGATGTGCGTCAACGACGTCGTGGTGCAGGGCGCGGAGCCGCTCTTTTTCCTCGACTACCTGGCAGTAGACAAGGTGATCCCGGAAAAAATCGAAGCGATCGTAAGCGGGATCGCAGAAGGCTGCGCCCAGTCCGGTTGCTCGCTGATCGGCGGGGAGACGGCGGAAATGCCAGGCATGTACGCTGAGGGCGAATACGACATCGCCGGATTTACCGTAGGGGTTGTCGACGAGAGCAAAATGATTACGGGTGCGAACGTAGCAGCAGGCGACGTGCTGATCGGGCTGGCGTCGAGCGGCGTGCACAGCAACGGCTTCTCGCTCGTGCGCAAGGTGCTTTTGGCCGACAAGGGCATGTCTTTGCACGACCATGTAGACGTCCTCGGCAAAAAGCTCGGCGAGGAACTGCTGACGCCGACCCGCATCTACGTGAAGCAAGTACTGGCTGTGCTGGAATCGCATGAAGTCAAGGCTTTGGCTCACATCACAGGCGGCGGCTTTACGGAAAACATCCCGCGCGTGCTCCCGGAAAACACGCAAGCGGTCATCAACGTCGGCTCCTGGCCTGTTCTGCCGATCTTTTCGCTCGTACAGGAAGCCGGAAACATTTCCTTCCCGGACATGTACAAAACGTTCAACATGGGCATCGGCATGATCTTGGTCGTGAAGGAAGCGGATGCGGTGAGCGTCATGGAAAAGCTGCAAGAGCTCGGCGAGCAGCCGTACCTGATCGGAAACATTCAGGCGGGTGAGCGCAAAGTCGTGTACAACGGGGTGGAATGGTGA
- the purF gene encoding amidophosphoribosyltransferase — protein sequence MFDRVIWDKLNEECGVFGIYNHKEASQLTYLGLHALQHRGQESAGICASDGEKWYKHRGMGLVSEAFGKGDLEKFRGHIAIGHTRYTTAGSSKIENAQPLFFRYAQGSMAVAHNGNLVNAAVLRKELEAKGSIFQTTSDTEVIAHLIARSERRDLPGAVKDALQHIKGAYALLVMNEKQLVIALDPNGLRPLSLGRLGDAVTVASETCAFDIIGAEYWRDVQPGEMIVIDQDGITETKHTETTQRSICTFEYIYFARPDSDIDGINVHMARKRLGKQLALESAIDADVVTGVPDSSISAAIGFAEATGIPYEIGLIKNRYVGRTFIQPSQELRERAVYLKLSAVRKVVEGKRVVMIDDSIVRGTTSNRIVRMLREAGAKEVHVRISSPPVMNSCFYGIDTSTRDELIAATKSVEEIRQIIEADSLAFLSVEGMIEAIGRQDSAPNKGHCLACFTGEYPTEIEFEEALPASKC from the coding sequence ATGTTTGATCGGGTAATCTGGGACAAACTTAACGAAGAATGCGGCGTCTTTGGCATCTACAACCATAAGGAAGCATCCCAACTGACTTATCTCGGTCTGCACGCCCTTCAGCATCGCGGTCAGGAGAGCGCAGGTATCTGCGCCTCCGACGGCGAGAAGTGGTATAAGCACCGCGGAATGGGGCTTGTATCGGAAGCGTTTGGCAAAGGCGACCTGGAAAAATTCCGCGGTCACATCGCCATCGGCCACACCCGCTATACGACTGCCGGCTCCAGCAAGATTGAAAATGCCCAGCCGCTGTTTTTCCGCTACGCGCAAGGCAGCATGGCTGTTGCCCATAACGGTAACCTCGTCAATGCGGCCGTCCTGCGCAAAGAGCTGGAAGCAAAAGGGTCGATTTTCCAGACGACCAGCGACACCGAGGTGATCGCGCATCTGATCGCACGCTCCGAGCGCCGCGACCTGCCAGGTGCGGTAAAAGACGCGTTGCAGCACATCAAGGGCGCGTATGCGCTGCTCGTCATGAACGAGAAGCAGCTCGTGATCGCACTCGATCCGAACGGCCTGCGTCCGCTGTCGCTCGGCCGACTGGGCGACGCGGTGACAGTCGCCTCCGAAACCTGTGCGTTTGACATCATCGGTGCCGAGTATTGGCGCGACGTGCAGCCAGGGGAAATGATCGTCATCGACCAGGACGGCATCACCGAGACGAAGCACACCGAGACGACACAACGCTCGATCTGTACGTTCGAATACATTTACTTCGCCCGCCCGGACAGCGACATCGACGGCATCAACGTCCACATGGCCCGCAAACGGCTGGGCAAGCAGCTCGCTCTGGAATCGGCAATTGACGCCGATGTAGTCACAGGCGTGCCGGACTCCAGCATTTCCGCCGCGATCGGCTTTGCGGAAGCGACAGGCATTCCGTACGAGATCGGCTTAATCAAAAACCGTTATGTAGGCCGGACGTTCATCCAGCCGAGCCAGGAGCTGCGCGAGCGCGCGGTGTACCTCAAGCTGTCGGCGGTTCGCAAAGTAGTCGAAGGCAAGCGCGTCGTCATGATTGACGATTCCATCGTGCGCGGCACGACGAGCAACCGCATTGTCCGCATGCTGCGCGAGGCTGGCGCCAAGGAAGTACACGTGCGCATCAGCTCTCCGCCTGTCATGAACTCGTGCTTTTACGGCATCGACACCTCCACGCGTGACGAACTGATTGCCGCGACCAAATCGGTAGAGGAAATTCGCCAGATCATTGAAGCCGATTCCTTGGCCTTCCTGTCTGTAGAAGGCATGATCGAAGCGATTGGCCGCCAGGATTCCGCTCCGAACAAAGGGCATTGCCTCGCCTGCTTTACCGGAGAGTATCCGACCGAGATTGAATTTGAAGAGGCGCTACCAGCGTCCAAGTGCTAA